A genomic stretch from Aedes albopictus strain Foshan chromosome 2, AalbF5, whole genome shotgun sequence includes:
- the LOC134288958 gene encoding fibrinogen-like protein A, with the protein MTNMTQKYKVILWILVIGDISLAQTSSSENIMKADESCKTCDVLVQKMEYLETKFLEQQLELKTLIEQIMQTQDNLVKIANEKMEKREIDPTEINSAVLQEQKCHDYQQHVMLTDSTSAVEQSNYITSCSEESTKVSGKYSLHLFPNEMPIQGYCEQETAKGGWLVIQRRFDGSVDFYRNWTDYRDGFGDVDGEFWFGLEKVHRLTKNRNHVLMIELEDLKGKFVYAQYDGFEIGSEEEKYSLKKLGKYSGTAGDSLSKHHKGMMFSTKDNDNDRDNQKNCAMYVMGAWWYRSCLDSNLNGLYDDKDKRKTITWYSFKKRLGGFKSTRMMIREK; encoded by the exons ATGACAAATATGACGCAAAAGTATAAGGTAATTCTTTGGATACTGGTGATCGGTGATATATCATTGGCTCAAACTAGCTCTAGTGAAAATATAATGAAAGCAGACGAATCGTGTAAAACTTGTGACGTGCTAGTCCAAAAAATGGAGTACTTAGAAACTAAATTCTTGGAACAACAGTTGGAGCTCAAAACTCTTATCGAACAAATCATGCAGACTCAGGATAACCTTGTGAAAATAGCCAACGAGAAGATGGAAAAGCGTGAAATAGATCCTACCGAGATCAACTCCGCAGTTTTGCAGGAACAAAAGTGTCATGACTATCAACAGCACGTTATGTTAACCGATAGCACCAGTGCAGTTGAACAGTCAAACTATATTACATCATGCTCGGAAGAGTCCACGAAGGTATCCGGAAAGTATTCGTTACATCTATTCCCGAATGAAATGCCTATCCAAGGATATTGCGAGCAAGAGACAGCCAAAGGTGGGTGGTTGGTCATTCAGCGCCGATTTGATGGTTCAGTAGACTTCTATCGCAATTGGACTGATTACAGAGATGGCTTTGGCGATGTTGATGGTGAATTTTGGTTCGGATTGGAAAAGGTGCATCGGCTTACGAAGAATCGAAATCATGTTCTGATGATTGAACTGGAAGACCTTAAAGGCAAGTTCGTCTATGCTCAGTACGATGGATTTGAAATTGGCAGTGAAGAGGAAAAGTACTCGTTGAAAAAACTTGGAAAATATAGTGGAACGGCAGGCGATTCTTTGTCGAAGCATCACAAGGGAATGATGTTCTCAACGAAGGACAACGACAATGATCGAGATAACCAGAAGAACTGCGCGATGTATGTCATGGGAGCATGGTGGTACCGAAGTTGTCTTGATAG CAACCTAAATGGACTGTATGACGATAAAGATAAAAGAAAAACCATCACCTGGTATAGCTTCAAGAAGAGACTGGGAGGTTTCAAGTCTACAAGGATGATGATTCGTGAAAAATAA